In Nostoc sp. GT001, a genomic segment contains:
- the cysS gene encoding cysteine--tRNA ligase: MTLTLYNTLTRRQEPFETVEPGKVKMYYCGVTVYDYCHLGHARACIVWDVVRRYLQFIGYEVRYIQNFTDIDDKILNRSRQEHSSMEAVADRFIKAYFEDMARLGIKEADEYPRATHTMNGIQRLIHELENKGFAYPADGDVYYAVRQFAEYGKLSGRKLEDMQAGKSERVNVEDPEYQKKKDPFDFALWKAAKPGEPAWESPWGAGRPGWHIECSAMVRDRLGDTIDIHAGGADLIFPHHENEIAQSEAVTGKPLANYWLHNGMVKVDGEKMSKSLGNFTTIRDLLDRGVDPMAVRLFVLTAQYRTPIDFTDEAIAAATNGWHTIKEGLLFGYQYGKQLGWGVGTASLLAETVERFQETVNNDFNFPGGLTVLFELAKELRREGNIIVHEGKTETSAEELQLQWQTLVTLAGVLGLEAEIEAETQTSNGLSDGEIEAKIQQRQEARQAKNFAESDRIRDELQAQSITLIDNRDGTRWHRN; the protein is encoded by the coding sequence ATGACCCTAACCCTTTACAATACCCTCACCCGTCGTCAAGAACCGTTTGAAACAGTCGAACCAGGCAAGGTTAAGATGTATTACTGCGGCGTGACGGTATACGACTACTGCCATTTGGGTCATGCGAGAGCTTGCATTGTTTGGGACGTAGTACGCCGATATCTCCAGTTTATCGGTTATGAAGTCCGATATATCCAAAATTTTACTGATATTGATGACAAGATTCTAAATCGATCGCGGCAAGAACATTCATCAATGGAAGCTGTAGCCGATCGCTTTATCAAAGCATATTTTGAGGATATGGCGCGATTGGGAATCAAAGAAGCTGATGAATATCCCCGTGCTACCCATACGATGAATGGCATTCAGAGGTTAATTCATGAGTTGGAAAATAAAGGTTTTGCTTACCCTGCTGACGGCGATGTGTATTATGCAGTACGGCAGTTTGCTGAGTATGGCAAGCTTTCGGGACGCAAGTTAGAAGATATGCAAGCCGGGAAAAGCGAGCGCGTTAACGTAGAAGATCCAGAGTACCAGAAAAAGAAAGACCCCTTTGATTTTGCCTTGTGGAAGGCAGCAAAACCGGGAGAACCCGCTTGGGAATCACCTTGGGGCGCAGGTCGTCCAGGGTGGCATATAGAATGCTCGGCAATGGTACGCGATCGCTTGGGTGATACGATCGATATTCATGCTGGTGGTGCTGACTTAATTTTTCCCCACCACGAAAACGAAATTGCCCAATCTGAGGCTGTAACAGGAAAACCTCTAGCAAATTACTGGTTACATAACGGCATGGTGAAGGTAGATGGTGAAAAAATGTCCAAATCTTTGGGCAACTTTACCACTATTCGAGACTTGCTGGATCGAGGAGTTGACCCGATGGCAGTGCGGTTATTCGTGCTAACTGCTCAATATCGCACACCCATAGATTTTACCGACGAAGCGATCGCCGCAGCAACCAACGGTTGGCACACCATTAAGGAAGGTTTACTGTTCGGCTACCAATACGGTAAACAACTAGGTTGGGGAGTGGGAACCGCTTCACTGCTAGCTGAAACTGTTGAACGCTTTCAAGAAACTGTGAATAACGACTTTAATTTTCCTGGTGGATTAACAGTGCTGTTTGAACTAGCGAAAGAACTGCGCCGTGAGGGAAATATTATTGTGCATGAAGGGAAAACCGAAACATCAGCAGAGGAGTTACAACTTCAATGGCAAACTCTCGTCACATTAGCTGGAGTTTTGGGTTTAGAAGCCGAGATAGAAGCCGAAACTCAAACAAGTAATGGTTTAAGCGATGGGGAAATTGAGGCGAAAATTCAGCAAAGGCAAGAAGCACGTCAAGCCAAGAATTTTGCCGAAAGCGATCGCATTCGTGACGAACTCCAGGCACAAAGTATTACGCTAATTGATAACCGTGATGGCACACGCTGGCACCGGAATTAG
- a CDS encoding diguanylate cyclase, whose amino-acid sequence MEPIYWNCIIAHSITAFSYFGIPIVIGVFFAKTKATIPSKFWLAFLLSGGFVLFCGFHHFLAIFEPYTAVSLLHLCVLDVMAFISLSALLYLTPTAYLVVKAIARYQEDTRELQRSQQMQRLFLDQGPFAAYIKDEQSRVLYYNQEIQSRFSVNSQEWLGKTDSEFLPDPEEGRRVMENDRIVLKTLRPLKLIEEVKVSGNNQPCYWLSFKFPFSDYATGAYRIGGISIDITESIEAQRSLTDLNRQLEEKTLELEAKKRELIYLSDMADMLYSCESEDEVYQVVALTCSKLFPNMSGSIYIIANSKNYVQMNSFWGGEKSSKQIFSLSDCWALRRGKLNLSSPRNSGLICSHLIEPVSGTHLCVPLFTQGQVVGILHIDALEEISPEDQQTSEIIARTLGIALNNLSIKQRLTHENLRDGMTQLFNQSYMQSITEQRLAEAERSGQPLSIIFLDIDNFKSYNSRYGHVTANIVLQGLAKLLLKSIRSFDIACRWGGEEFVIVMPNMTLETLRKRVEQLRLDIEQMQLRDGDQILERITASFGIAVSEPGITVKDLLNRANQAMLEAKRTGKNRVREYINTYN is encoded by the coding sequence ATGGAACCTATTTACTGGAATTGCATAATTGCTCACAGCATCACTGCATTTTCATATTTTGGTATCCCCATAGTAATAGGGGTTTTCTTTGCCAAAACTAAGGCAACTATCCCTTCTAAGTTTTGGCTAGCTTTTTTGTTATCAGGTGGATTCGTACTATTTTGCGGATTTCATCACTTTTTGGCGATCTTTGAGCCATATACGGCAGTGTCCCTGCTGCACTTATGCGTACTTGATGTAATGGCGTTTATTTCCTTGTCTGCCTTACTCTACCTGACGCCAACCGCTTATCTAGTTGTAAAGGCGATCGCCAGATATCAAGAAGATACTCGTGAACTTCAACGCAGCCAGCAGATGCAACGGCTATTCCTAGATCAGGGGCCATTTGCAGCATATATCAAAGATGAGCAATCTAGAGTGCTTTACTACAACCAGGAAATACAGTCTAGATTTTCTGTAAATTCACAAGAATGGTTAGGAAAAACGGATAGTGAATTCTTGCCAGATCCAGAAGAGGGGCGGCGAGTAATGGAAAACGATCGAATCGTTTTGAAGACTCTACGTCCTTTGAAGCTAATTGAAGAGGTAAAAGTATCTGGTAACAATCAGCCGTGCTACTGGCTATCATTTAAGTTTCCGTTTAGCGATTACGCAACGGGCGCTTACCGTATTGGGGGAATCAGTATTGATATCACAGAATCTATAGAAGCACAGCGATCGCTCACTGATTTAAATCGGCAGCTAGAAGAAAAAACACTGGAATTGGAAGCAAAAAAACGAGAACTTATATATCTCTCAGATATGGCGGATATGCTTTATTCCTGCGAGTCTGAAGATGAGGTGTATCAGGTAGTCGCTTTAACGTGTTCCAAGCTGTTTCCGAATATGAGTGGTTCTATTTATATAATTGCTAATTCCAAAAATTATGTTCAGATGAATAGTTTTTGGGGAGGTGAAAAAAGCAGTAAACAAATATTTTCACTATCTGATTGTTGGGCATTGCGGAGAGGAAAGTTAAATCTTTCATCGCCTCGGAATTCAGGATTAATTTGCAGTCACTTAATAGAGCCAGTTAGCGGCACACATTTGTGTGTTCCATTGTTTACACAAGGCCAAGTAGTTGGGATATTACACATTGATGCACTTGAAGAAATCAGTCCAGAAGATCAACAAACTTCTGAGATTATTGCTAGAACATTAGGCATTGCACTGAATAATTTATCGATAAAACAACGTCTAACCCATGAGAACTTGCGGGATGGGATGACCCAACTATTCAATCAAAGCTATATGCAAAGCATAACGGAACAAAGGCTAGCAGAAGCCGAACGATCGGGACAACCTCTTAGTATTATTTTCCTTGATATCGATAACTTCAAGTCTTACAACTCGCGTTATGGTCATGTGACTGCCAACATTGTTCTCCAGGGATTAGCAAAGTTACTGTTAAAATCTATTCGCTCTTTTGATATTGCTTGCAGATGGGGTGGTGAAGAATTTGTGATTGTGATGCCTAATATGACACTGGAAACGCTCAGGAAGCGAGTAGAACAATTAAGGCTAGATATTGAACAAATGCAATTGAGAGACGGCGATCAGATCCTCGAAAGGATCACTGCTTCTTTTGGAATAGCTGTATCAGAACCAGGAATTACGGTTAAGGATTTGCTAAATCGAGCAAATCAAGCGATGCTTGAGGCAAAGCGAACAGGGAAGAATCGAGTTAGAGAATATATAAATACCTATAATTGA
- the dtd gene encoding D-aminoacyl-tRNA deacylase, with product MRVVIQRVKSSQVTVNGEIVGKIGRGLNLLVGIANNDTGVEIDWMVRKCLELRLFPDEEGDDRWQKSIQEIGGDLLVVSQFTLYGDCRKGRRPSFDRSAAPQSAEDLYNSFVAKLRASGLQVETGKFGAMMQVAIENDGPVTLLLEKEAI from the coding sequence ATGCGCGTTGTTATTCAGCGAGTCAAATCATCTCAAGTTACAGTTAATGGTGAAATTGTCGGCAAAATTGGGCGGGGGCTAAATTTACTCGTGGGTATTGCGAATAACGACACTGGTGTTGAAATTGACTGGATGGTGCGTAAGTGCTTAGAATTGCGGTTGTTTCCTGACGAAGAAGGAGACGACCGATGGCAAAAATCTATACAAGAAATAGGTGGCGATTTGTTAGTAGTTAGTCAGTTTACGCTTTACGGTGACTGTCGCAAAGGTCGCCGTCCTTCTTTTGACCGTTCAGCCGCTCCCCAATCGGCAGAAGATTTGTATAATAGTTTTGTTGCTAAGTTAAGAGCTAGTGGATTGCAGGTAGAAACAGGTAAATTTGGTGCAATGATGCAAGTTGCAATTGAAAACGATGGACCTGTAACTTTGTTACTTGAAAAAGAAGCAATTTAA
- a CDS encoding Rpn family recombination-promoting nuclease/putative transposase — protein sequence MFDNVCKFLAETFSSDFATWLLGESINLTELSPSELSLEPIRADALILLQSDKVVLHLEFQTQPNADIPFRMIDYRLRVHRRFKNKRMRQVVIYLQQTTFTLEENSHRFEVIRLWEQPTSVFLEHPGLLPFAVLSQTNDRTATLQQVAQEISEITNQRIQNNVAASAFILAGLVLEKEIIQQLLRRELMQESVTYQAILAEGLAEGRAEGLAQGVRRVAINLLKEGISVEIVAKVTGLTVEQVQQLGNEEDGNAGE from the coding sequence ATGTTCGATAACGTTTGTAAGTTCCTTGCTGAAACTTTCTCCAGTGACTTTGCCACTTGGCTGTTAGGAGAATCTATCAACCTGACTGAATTAAGTCCTTCTGAACTTTCTCTTGAACCAATCCGTGCCGATGCGCTGATATTGCTTCAATCCGATAAAGTTGTGCTGCATTTGGAGTTCCAAACCCAGCCCAATGCTGATATTCCCTTTCGGATGATTGATTATCGGTTGCGAGTGCATCGCCGCTTTAAAAATAAGCGAATGCGTCAAGTCGTGATTTATCTGCAACAAACCACATTCACTTTGGAAGAAAACTCTCATAGGTTCGAGGTAATTCGTCTTTGGGAGCAACCAACAAGTGTATTTTTGGAGCATCCAGGATTATTACCATTTGCAGTGTTAAGTCAGACAAATGATCGCACTGCTACATTACAACAAGTTGCTCAGGAAATTTCAGAAATTACCAATCAACGTATCCAGAATAATGTTGCAGCCTCAGCGTTCATTCTGGCTGGGCTAGTATTAGAGAAGGAGATAATTCAGCAATTGCTGCGGAGGGAACTTATGCAGGAGTCAGTAACTTATCAAGCTATCCTTGCTGAGGGTTTAGCCGAAGGTCGGGCGGAAGGTCTTGCTCAAGGAGTACGGCGTGTAGCGATAAATTTGCTCAAAGAGGGAATCTCAGTGGAAATAGTTGCAAAAGTGACGGGGTTAACCGTAGAGCAGGTGCAGCAGTTGGGAAATGAAGAAGATGGTAATGCAGGAGAGTGA
- a CDS encoding TldD/PmbA family protein has product MKIEELSALEVSFNRLIENLLIKKAEDEQFTVRLSSEISQFTRFNHAKVRQTGCVADGWIELTLMQNQRNSVRQFPFTGNWEVDWQLAYTALQELRDELILLPVDPYLVLPSGNNISREIHSGNLLEAEAVVPTVLELVAELDFTGIYAGGVVIKAYGDSSGQKHWFATDSFTLDYSLFSPSGQAVKGTFAGSDWDESKYIAKINEAKKQLELLAHPTKELPRGQYKTYFAPAAVADLLLMLSWGAVSEADIQQGNSALAALSRQEKQLSLRFNLKENFQRGLVPRFNELGEMAAPELPVIEKGYLVNTLVNSRTAKEYQKTANGANGSETLRAPEVSPGNLVFEQIIPSLDTGLYVSNLHYLNWSDRHTGRITGMTRYACFWVENGEIIAPIENLRFDESLYRFWGENLIDLTTFQEFIPEVGTYESRQLGGSLVPGMLVEDFTYTL; this is encoded by the coding sequence ATGAAAATTGAGGAATTATCTGCGTTAGAAGTCAGCTTTAATCGACTGATTGAAAATCTGCTGATTAAAAAAGCAGAAGATGAACAATTCACTGTGAGACTTAGTAGTGAAATAAGTCAATTTACTCGTTTTAATCATGCGAAAGTGCGACAAACTGGTTGTGTTGCTGATGGTTGGATAGAACTGACTTTGATGCAAAATCAGCGCAACAGTGTTCGGCAGTTTCCCTTTACTGGAAATTGGGAGGTAGACTGGCAGTTAGCATATACTGCTTTGCAAGAACTACGTGACGAACTTATTTTACTACCCGTCGATCCATATCTGGTTTTGCCATCAGGAAATAATATCAGTCGAGAAATACATTCTGGAAATTTATTAGAGGCTGAAGCAGTAGTCCCAACTGTACTAGAACTAGTTGCTGAATTGGACTTTACAGGGATATACGCAGGGGGAGTGGTAATTAAGGCTTATGGTGATTCTAGCGGTCAAAAACACTGGTTTGCGACTGATTCTTTTACCTTAGATTATTCTCTATTTTCTCCATCTGGACAAGCAGTTAAGGGCACGTTTGCCGGGAGTGATTGGGATGAATCTAAATATATAGCCAAAATTAACGAAGCTAAAAAACAACTAGAATTGCTGGCTCACCCAACAAAAGAACTGCCACGGGGACAGTACAAAACTTATTTTGCACCTGCTGCTGTTGCAGATTTATTATTGATGCTTTCTTGGGGAGCGGTAAGCGAAGCTGATATCCAACAAGGAAACAGTGCTTTAGCTGCTTTATCACGTCAAGAAAAACAACTTTCTCTAAGATTTAATTTAAAAGAAAATTTTCAGCGGGGATTAGTGCCGCGATTTAATGAATTGGGAGAAATGGCAGCACCGGAGTTACCTGTAATAGAAAAAGGATATTTGGTAAATACTTTAGTGAATTCTCGCACTGCTAAGGAATATCAAAAAACTGCCAACGGTGCTAATGGTTCAGAGACTTTACGAGCGCCAGAAGTGAGTCCGGGAAATTTAGTATTTGAGCAGATTATTCCGAGTTTAGATACAGGATTATATGTATCAAATTTGCATTACTTGAATTGGAGCGATCGCCACACTGGTAGAATCACAGGTATGACCCGCTATGCTTGTTTTTGGGTAGAAAATGGAGAAATTATCGCACCAATTGAGAACTTACGTTTTGATGAAAGTCTCTATCGCTTCTGGGGAGAAAATCTAATAGATTTAACTACTTTTCAAGAATTTATTCCTGAAGTAGGTACTTATGAAAGTCGCCAGCTAGGAGGTAGTTTAGTTCCCGGTATGCTGGTAGAAGATTTTACATATACTCTGTAA
- the psb28 gene encoding photosystem II reaction center protein Psb28, with protein MAKIQFSRGLDEEVTPDVRLTRSRTGDSGTATFIFTNPKILDQGTTEDITGMYLIDEEGEIITREVKAKFINGKPEELEALYVMKSAQEWERFMRFMERYAEENDLGLSKNEA; from the coding sequence ATGGCGAAAATCCAGTTTTCTAGAGGTCTTGACGAAGAGGTAACTCCAGATGTGCGCTTGACGCGATCGCGCACTGGAGACAGTGGTACAGCGACGTTTATTTTTACAAATCCGAAAATTTTAGATCAAGGTACTACCGAAGATATTACCGGGATGTACTTGATTGACGAAGAAGGCGAGATAATTACCCGTGAAGTTAAAGCTAAATTTATTAACGGGAAACCGGAAGAATTAGAAGCACTTTACGTAATGAAATCTGCCCAAGAATGGGAGCGCTTTATGCGGTTCATGGAGCGTTATGCCGAAGAAAACGATCTGGGACTGAGCAAAAACGAGGCATAG
- a CDS encoding TldD/PmbA family protein produces MWSELRKAIASFDIPADWIGIRAVKETSTNRLVRDALPQLNGKSFTVGAMLEVLVNGCLGYAATNSLELSSLQTAAQTAYKQALAASEWWIHPFRESERPKVVGEYKSPFLEPLDALSPGEINDLLVRICQTLKVDDKIVQTIASASTTERESWFVSSNGSEVYQKVLSIGTHYGATAQDGAVVQQRSNNGSQANCYQGGLELLKQENLWHRVRQIGEQAIELLTAEECPTTRTNLVLAPDQMMLQIHESVGHPLEIDRILGDERNYAGGSFVNKSDFGNLVYGSPLMNITFNPTVPGEFSSYGFDDTGAVATREYLVKEGVLQRGLGSLESQARAGVAGVACARASSWNRPAIDRMGNLNLEPLNGTFEDIIGEIEHGVYMESNRSWSIDDRRYKFQFGCEYAKLIENGKLTKTLRNPNYRATTPEFWHSLIKVGDATNWQMYGTPYCGKGEPNQAIWVGHGSPVCVFANVEVFGGGT; encoded by the coding sequence ATGTGGTCTGAACTTAGAAAAGCGATCGCTAGTTTCGATATACCCGCTGATTGGATTGGTATTAGAGCCGTAAAGGAGACTTCTACTAACCGTTTAGTCCGTGACGCCTTACCCCAACTAAACGGCAAATCCTTCACTGTCGGAGCCATGCTGGAAGTTTTGGTTAATGGCTGTCTGGGTTATGCAGCTACTAACTCTCTAGAACTGTCTTCCCTGCAAACCGCTGCCCAAACAGCCTACAAACAGGCACTAGCAGCCAGTGAATGGTGGATACATCCTTTCCGTGAAAGTGAGCGCCCTAAAGTCGTTGGTGAATATAAATCTCCATTTCTTGAGCCATTGGATGCTCTGAGTCCAGGGGAAATCAACGATTTACTGGTTCGTATTTGCCAAACGCTCAAAGTTGACGACAAAATTGTGCAAACCATAGCCAGTGCCAGCACCACTGAGAGAGAATCTTGGTTTGTTAGCAGCAACGGCTCAGAAGTTTATCAAAAAGTTCTATCTATAGGCACTCATTATGGAGCCACTGCCCAAGATGGAGCAGTTGTACAGCAGCGCAGCAACAACGGCTCCCAAGCAAACTGTTACCAAGGCGGACTCGAACTGTTAAAACAAGAAAACTTATGGCATCGGGTGCGGCAAATAGGTGAACAAGCAATAGAACTCTTGACAGCAGAAGAATGCCCAACCACCCGTACCAATTTAGTTTTAGCCCCAGATCAAATGATGCTGCAAATCCATGAAAGTGTTGGGCATCCCCTAGAAATTGACCGAATTTTGGGAGATGAGCGTAATTATGCTGGGGGCAGCTTTGTTAATAAAAGCGATTTTGGCAACCTAGTATATGGTTCGCCATTAATGAACATTACCTTTAATCCTACCGTGCCTGGTGAATTTTCTAGCTACGGCTTTGATGATACTGGTGCTGTAGCGACACGGGAGTATTTGGTTAAAGAAGGTGTACTGCAACGGGGTTTAGGCAGTCTAGAGAGTCAAGCAAGAGCAGGTGTAGCAGGAGTTGCCTGTGCCCGTGCTTCCTCATGGAATCGACCAGCGATCGATCGCATGGGTAACTTGAATTTAGAGCCTTTAAACGGCACTTTTGAAGACATTATTGGCGAGATAGAACACGGCGTTTACATGGAATCTAACCGTTCTTGGTCAATTGACGATCGCCGCTACAAATTTCAATTTGGTTGTGAGTACGCTAAATTAATTGAAAACGGTAAACTTACCAAAACTCTTCGTAATCCCAACTACCGCGCCACAACACCAGAGTTTTGGCATAGTTTAATTAAAGTCGGAGATGCCACAAACTGGCAAATGTATGGTACTCCTTATTGTGGTAAAGGAGAACCAAATCAGGCCATTTGGGTAGGACACGGTTCACCTGTCTGTGTATTTGCTAATGTCGAAGTTTTTGGTGGAGGAACTTGA
- a CDS encoding GTP-binding protein: MQSAVTPDSSAMDTPKQGMPVTIITGFLGSGKTTLLNHILNNQQGLKTAVLVNEFGEIGIDNELIVSTGENMVELSNGCICCTINNDLVDAVYKVLERQENLDYLVVETTGLADPLPVALTFLGTELRDLTRLDSIITVVDAANYSLDLFNSEAAYSQIAYGDVIVLNKTDLVDEATLNELERKINEVKEGARIIRATRSQVPLPLILSVGLFESDKYFDTVVDEHDHHGHDDHDHSTCGHDHHDHDHDHSTCGHDHHDHDHDHHDHHHHSDHLENDGFTSISFQSDKPFSIKKFQYFLDNQLSSNIFRAKGIMWFDESPKRHIFHLCGKRFTLDDDEWKGKLKNQLVLIGQNLDREALISQLENCICLPSTSRGKGFGK; this comes from the coding sequence ATGCAATCAGCAGTTACACCCGACTCTTCCGCAATGGATACGCCCAAACAAGGAATGCCAGTAACAATCATTACGGGTTTCCTCGGTAGTGGCAAGACGACTTTACTTAATCATATCCTCAACAACCAACAGGGTTTAAAAACCGCTGTTCTAGTGAATGAATTTGGTGAAATTGGCATCGACAACGAGCTAATTGTTTCCACTGGTGAGAACATGGTGGAGCTAAGTAATGGTTGTATCTGCTGCACTATTAATAATGATTTAGTAGATGCAGTTTACAAAGTTTTAGAACGCCAAGAAAATCTAGATTATCTAGTAGTAGAAACAACTGGATTAGCAGATCCGCTACCAGTAGCGTTAACATTCTTGGGCACAGAGTTGCGGGATTTAACCCGCTTGGATTCGATTATTACCGTAGTAGATGCGGCGAATTACAGCCTAGATTTATTTAACTCTGAAGCAGCATATAGCCAGATTGCCTATGGCGATGTCATTGTGCTGAACAAGACTGATTTAGTTGATGAAGCCACTTTGAATGAGTTGGAAAGAAAAATCAACGAAGTTAAGGAAGGAGCAAGAATTATTCGTGCTACGCGATCGCAAGTGCCACTTCCTTTAATTTTGAGTGTTGGTCTGTTTGAGTCAGATAAATATTTTGACACAGTGGTGGATGAACACGATCATCATGGTCATGATGATCACGATCACTCAACATGCGGTCACGATCATCACGACCATGACCACGATCATTCAACGTGCGGTCACGATCATCACGACCATGACCACGATCATCACGATCATCACCATCATTCTGACCATTTAGAAAATGATGGTTTTACTTCCATCTCTTTCCAAAGTGACAAGCCTTTTTCTATTAAGAAGTTTCAGTATTTCTTAGATAACCAGCTATCCTCAAATATCTTCCGAGCCAAGGGGATTATGTGGTTTGATGAAAGTCCGAAGCGTCATATTTTCCACCTTTGCGGTAAACGCTTTACCTTGGATGATGATGAATGGAAAGGTAAATTGAAAAATCAGCTAGTGCTGATTGGTCAAAATTTAGATCGTGAGGCTTTAATTAGTCAACTCGAAAACTGCATTTGTCTACCTTCAACCTCTCGCGGTAAAGGTTTTGGCAAATAA
- a CDS encoding molybdenum cofactor biosynthesis protein B codes for MMPRPHPDSPGVLVTCAVVTVSDTRTLETDKSGQLIQQLLLGANHAVGAYTIIKDEATQIQGQIENLGKSSNLDAVIINGGTGIAPRDTTYDAIEKLLEKTLPGFGELFRFLSYQEIGSRAIASRAVAGVYQDKLIFSLPGSSNAVRLAMEKLILPELTHLVSQVCKS; via the coding sequence ATAATGCCACGACCCCACCCAGACTCGCCTGGAGTTCTAGTAACTTGTGCTGTAGTTACTGTCAGCGATACACGCACTTTAGAAACAGACAAAAGTGGTCAGCTAATTCAGCAGTTACTCCTTGGTGCTAACCATGCTGTCGGAGCCTACACGATTATCAAAGATGAAGCAACACAAATTCAAGGGCAGATAGAAAATCTGGGTAAAAGCTCAAATTTGGATGCTGTAATTATCAATGGTGGTACAGGTATTGCACCAAGAGATACTACCTACGATGCCATTGAGAAGTTACTGGAGAAAACTTTGCCGGGATTTGGTGAATTATTTCGTTTTTTAAGTTATCAAGAAATTGGTTCGCGGGCGATCGCTTCTCGTGCCGTTGCTGGTGTTTATCAAGATAAATTAATCTTCTCGCTTCCAGGTTCCAGTAATGCTGTGCGACTGGCGATGGAAAAACTCATTTTACCCGAACTCACTCACTTGGTAAGTCAGGTTTGTAAGAGTTGA
- the mraY gene encoding phospho-N-acetylmuramoyl-pentapeptide-transferase produces MDAKLSPEQGLNISGIALASLLAVGLGTTAFFLDSMANRLPWQSMSLTLPLLLCALGSGVVGYWVIPLLQALKTGQIIREDGPQAHLKKAGTPTMGGIFFIPVSVLIACILSNFSKEVLAVSALTISYGLIGWLDDWQILRRKSNKGISPRTKLALQVSFAAVFCLWLMFNQPSNITNIALPWVGFTLPLGFLFWPLAGFVLVAESNATNLTDGIDGLAAGTVAIALLALGALVAPTVPGLMVFCAALSGGCLGFLAHNRNPARVFMGDTGSLALGGALAAVALLTNTLVGLFILSGIFFVETLSVMAQVSYYKATKGPDGKGKRLFKMAPLHHHLELTGWSELQVVGVFYIIAAILATICLAIAPF; encoded by the coding sequence GTGGACGCTAAATTATCTCCTGAGCAAGGATTAAACATTTCTGGAATCGCTCTAGCCTCTTTATTAGCCGTAGGGTTAGGTACAACAGCTTTTTTCTTGGATTCGATGGCCAATCGGCTACCGTGGCAAAGTATGTCGCTAACTCTGCCACTACTGTTGTGTGCGTTGGGTTCAGGTGTGGTGGGCTATTGGGTAATACCTTTACTTCAAGCACTTAAAACTGGACAAATAATTCGCGAAGATGGGCCACAAGCTCATCTAAAAAAGGCAGGTACTCCCACAATGGGCGGTATATTTTTTATACCTGTATCTGTGCTGATTGCCTGTATATTGTCTAACTTTTCTAAAGAGGTGCTTGCAGTTTCGGCTTTGACAATCAGCTATGGATTGATTGGCTGGCTTGATGATTGGCAAATTCTGCGCCGGAAATCAAATAAAGGTATATCTCCCCGCACAAAACTAGCTTTGCAGGTGAGTTTTGCAGCTGTGTTTTGTCTATGGCTGATGTTTAATCAACCTTCTAATATTACAAATATTGCTTTGCCTTGGGTGGGCTTCACACTACCATTAGGATTCCTATTTTGGCCTTTAGCAGGTTTTGTACTAGTTGCAGAAAGTAATGCGACTAATTTAACAGATGGTATTGATGGCTTGGCAGCAGGAACAGTAGCGATCGCACTTTTAGCATTAGGTGCTTTAGTCGCACCAACAGTACCAGGATTGATGGTTTTCTGTGCTGCTTTAAGTGGTGGGTGCTTAGGTTTCTTAGCCCATAATCGCAACCCAGCCCGCGTTTTCATGGGAGATACTGGTTCCCTGGCACTGGGAGGAGCTTTAGCTGCTGTAGCACTATTGACAAACACCTTAGTAGGTCTATTTATTCTCAGTGGTATCTTCTTTGTAGAAACCCTTTCAGTCATGGCACAGGTAAGTTATTACAAAGCCACGAAGGGGCCTGATGGCAAAGGCAAACGTCTCTTCAAAATGGCACCCTTACACCATCATTTGGAACTTACTGGCTGGTCAGAATTGCAAGTGGTTGGAGTGTTTTATATAATCGCTGCTATTTTGGCTACCATCTGTTTAGCGATCGCACCTTTCTAA
- a CDS encoding DUF3134 domain-containing protein codes for MLNSPLREAARNQRADVIPLKPESSLLDWLQNNGRIIARDVHEPDFRDNEEGIDSLMGVDDGIGYDLDDDDDDDIGIAEN; via the coding sequence ATGTTGAACTCTCCATTACGTGAAGCGGCTCGTAACCAACGAGCCGATGTCATCCCCCTAAAACCAGAGTCCTCTTTGTTGGACTGGTTACAAAATAACGGTCGCATCATTGCCCGTGACGTTCACGAACCGGATTTTCGAGATAACGAAGAAGGAATAGACTCCCTAATGGGTGTAGATGATGGAATTGGCTACGACCTCGATGATGATGACGATGATGATATAGGAATCGCTGAGAATTAG